From the genome of Anopheles merus strain MAF chromosome X, AmerM5.1, whole genome shotgun sequence, one region includes:
- the LOC121588047 gene encoding monocarboxylate transporter 8-like isoform X1: MRILFQNEPVYGNYEDSGVATSADAHSLVFDEPLTPPPVDGGTGGGAKSKSAPAAGSPLGELEALAKALAQAQGASLVKRAAGEARPKRLRRRSEKAGDKQKSSEPKKQAVEAEQEEEDEEEDEDDEEEEEEEEEEDPEHGEVGEGGDGHSPTLPHLLHHRHHHHLPHQQRASSRMSNTSTSTIKQHYYPEGGWGWIIVLVGVLVHVLTHGLQTAVGVVILAAGRTYRIESIIVTGWLGALSTAVALFISPITIAVCKRKSTRLTAVIGGLVTALGCLFTSFASQFHQLFFSYGAVVGVGVGMTRDCSTLMVAQYFKKRREFVEIFIVSGSGLGIAVMSAFIKSAIDAIGWRLGLQAVTGTVFITFILGTCYRSASLYHPQRRAILHLKNQKRKIKDKNKHDDRPPFFDFSTLRSKTVRILLASTGIGAFGINTPIFYLAHEVQKDGIGDKVMILQIYLGLAWTLGCTAFGLLVVRNSVECRIARQYLCQTAIFMCGVCILALTAVHGNYHGYVMFVWIYGIFCGGYHYSLKMYTYEKVRARNFARAWGFVQFAQAIPIALGVPISGYMNDSGSGTAGYYFSSGCAIVGSVLMFLIDLHRRSVSRHKHTRANGTRHLCVSETCPQRRKLSFSQEPDNEPGIITGNTAMMIGPELLIPPLSDGIVEPINGLDKPELTCISEEGIADMDLPDNLLDDLDYVGDCITSCNKVENYLMLSEFENNLSAEVPILLDKRGRRLSLSKTKALLGGHLGAAGGGTLLGHHHPECPIEHGAGFGPPGTTPSPTMGPPGDTNGLSLLHPHQGQQQHHHNHHHHHPHHHHHHSHQPVNGDLAKNLPPLATKSDVAPQNTIGGGGAGGGGRTAGGEVGKPAGGGTGTAAGAAATGSSTLQPQQHCRLNSKWRPSQQVGFLNNRVISVIDEASV, encoded by the exons ATGCGCATCCTATTCCAGAACGAGCCGGTGTACGGGAACTACGAGGATTCGGGCGTCGCCACCAGTGCCGATGCCCATTCGCTCGTGTTCGATGAGCCGCTCACACCCCCGCCCGTCGATGGAGGCACTGGTGGTGGGGCGAAAAGTAAGAGCGCTCCGGCCGCCGGTTCACCGCTCGGCGAGCTGGAAGCGTTGGCCAAAGCGCTCGCCCAAGCGCAGGGCGCCAGCTTGGTGAAGCGAGCGGCCGGTGAGGCGCGCCCGAAGCGTCTGAGAAGACGCAGCGAGAAAGCGGGCGACAAGCAGAAGTCGAGCGAACCAAAAAAGCAAGCGGTAGAGGCGGAACAGGAGGAGGAAGACgaagaggaggacgaggacgatgaggaggaggaggaggaagaggaagaggaagatcCTGAGCATGGGGAGGTCGGGGAGGGGGGCGATGGACACTCGCCGACCCTACCGCATCTGCTCCACCACCGGCACCATCACCATCTGCCGCATCAGCAGCGCGCCTCCAGCCGGATGTccaacaccagcaccagcacgatCAAGCAGCACTACTACCCGGAGGGTGGCTGGGGCTGGATCATCGTGCTGGTCGGCGTGCTGGTGCACGTGCTCACCCACGGGCTGCAGACGGCGGTCGGTGTGGTGATACTGGCCGCTGGACGCACCTACCGCATCGAGTCGATCATCGTCACAG GATGGCTGGGCGCCTTGTCGACCGCGGTGGCACTCTTCATATCACCCATCACGATCGCGGTATGCAAGCGCAAATCCACCCGGCTGACGGCTGTCATCGGCGGGCTGGTGACCGCCCTCGGGTGCCTCTTCACTTCCTTCGCCTCTCAGTTCCACCAGCTGTTCTTCAGCTACG GTGCGGTCGTCGGTGTCGGCGTTGGGATGACGCGCGACTGCTCCACCCTGATGGTGGCGCAGTACTTCAAGAAGCGGCGCGAGTTCGTGGAGATCTTCATCGTGTCGGGCAGCGGGCTCGGCATTGCCGTGATGTCCGCCTTCATCAAGTCGGCGATCGATGCGATCGGGTGGCGGCTGGGGCTGCAGGCCGTCACCGGCACTGTGTTCATCACCTTCATCCTCGGCACCTGCTACCGGTCCGCGTCGCTCTACCATCCGCAGCGCCGCGCGATCCTGCACCTGAAGAACCAGAAGCGCAAGATCAAGGACAAGAACAAGCATGACGACCGGCCGCCATTTTTCGACTTTAGCACGCTGCGCAGCAAAACCGTGCGCATACTGCTCGCCTCGACCGGTATCGG cGCGTTCGGTATCAACACACCCATCTTCTACCTTGCGCACGAGGTGCAGAAGGACGGCATCGGCGACAAGGTGATGATCCTGCAGATCTATCTCGGGCTAGCGTGGACGCTCGGCTGCACCGCGTTCGGGCTGCTGGTCGTGCGGAATAGCGTCGAGTGCCGGATCGCCCGGCAGTACCTCTGCCAGACGGCCATCTTCATGTGTGGCGTCTGCATCCTGGCGCTCACCGCCGTCCACGGCAACTACCACGGCTACGTGATGTTCGTGTGGATCTACGGCATCTTCTGCGGCGGCTACCACTACTCGCTGAAGATGTACACGTACGAGAAGGTGCGGGCCCGCAACTTTGCCCGCGCCTGGGGCTTCGTCCAGTTCGCGCAAGCCATCCCGATTGCGCTCGGCGTGCCGATCTCGGGCTACATGAACGACAGCGGTTCCGGCACGGCCGGCTACTACTTCAGCTCGGGCTGTGCCATCGTCGGCAGCGTGCTGATGTTTCTGATCGATCTGCACCGGCGGTCGGTATCACGCCACAAGCACACCAG GGCGAACGGTACACGCCATCTGTGCGTCTCGGAAACGTGCCCGCAGCGCCGTAAACTCTCCTTCTCGCAGGAGCCGGACAACGAGCCGGGCATCATCACCGGCAACACGGCAATGATGATCGGACCGGAGCTGCTGATACCGCCGCTGAGCGACGGCATCGTGGAGCCGATCAATGGGCTCGACAAGCCGGAGCTGACCTGCATCTCCGAGGAGGGTATCGCCGACATGGACCTGCCGGACAACCTGCTGGACGATCTGGACTACGTCGGCGACTGCATCACCTCGTGCAATAAG GTGGAAAACTATCTCATGCTGAGCGAGTTCGAGAACAACCTCAGTGCCGAAGTTCCTATCCTGCTGGACAAGCGGGGCCGCCGGCTGTCCCTCTCCAAAACGAAGGCCCTGCTCGGTGGGCACCTTGGTGCGGCCGGCGGTGGCACGCTGCTCGGCCACCATCATCCCGAGTGTCCGATCGAGCACGGTGCCGGTTTCGGGCCGCCGGGCACGACGCCATCACCGACGATGGGCCCGCCGGGTGACACGAACGGGCTCTCCCTGTTGCATCCTCACcagggccagcagcagcaccaccacaaccatcaccatcaccatccgcaccatcaccaccatcacagcCATCAGCCGGTGAACGGCGATCTCGCGAAGAATCTGCCACCGCTCGCGACCAAGTCGGACGTCGCGCCACAGAACACGatcggcggcggtggtgccgGTGGCGGAGGGCGGACCGCTGGCGGCGAGGTGGGCAAACCGGCGGGTGGAGGAACCGGTACGGCGGCGGGCGCTGCCGCCACCGGCTCCAGCACGCTCCAGCCCCAGCAGCACTGCAGACTGAACAGCAAATGGCGCCCGAGCCAGCAGGTCGGGTTTCTCAACAACCGCGTTATATCTGTGATCGATGAAGCCTCAGTTTAG